One genomic window of Tenacibaculum tangerinum includes the following:
- a CDS encoding DUF4294 domain-containing protein: protein MKTLLYIYLLVISGTISAQIKDTLPNFNDEYILVKEGDSLMIRLNEVTILPKHKFKEKKDILYYYWLRKKVFKAYPYAILAAKRVDSVNSRLARIESKSKKRKYIKRIQEYLEEELTAPLKKLTRTEGRILLKLIHRQTGKTAFDNVKELRSGWKAFWYNTTANMFKLSLKSEYKPETENEDYLIEDILQRAYIEEKLEYQEPKLDKDYLTIVSKSRGYIDVSEYKKMFAKMQKKKGKK from the coding sequence ATGAAAACACTATTATATATATACCTACTAGTAATAAGCGGAACAATAAGTGCGCAGATAAAAGATACGTTGCCAAATTTCAATGACGAATACATTCTAGTCAAAGAAGGAGATAGCTTGATGATAAGACTAAATGAAGTTACGATACTGCCCAAGCATAAGTTTAAAGAAAAAAAAGACATATTATACTATTACTGGCTTCGTAAAAAAGTATTTAAGGCATACCCCTATGCAATTTTAGCAGCAAAAAGAGTAGACAGTGTTAACTCACGATTAGCTAGAATAGAATCAAAAAGTAAAAAAAGAAAATACATAAAAAGAATTCAAGAATACTTAGAAGAAGAGCTAACAGCCCCTTTAAAGAAATTAACAAGAACTGAAGGGAGGATTTTATTAAAGCTAATTCATCGACAAACAGGAAAAACAGCTTTTGACAATGTAAAAGAACTAAGAAGCGGATGGAAAGCTTTTTGGTATAATACCACAGCCAATATGTTTAAGTTATCTCTAAAGTCCGAGTACAAACCAGAGACTGAGAACGAAGATTACCTGATAGAAGATATTCTACAGCGAGCATACATAGAGGAGAAATTAGAATACCAAGAACCAAAATTAGACAAAGACTATTTAACAATCGTCTCAAAAAGTCGAGGATACATAGACGTTTCAGAGTATAAAAAGATGTTTGCAAAGATGCAAAAGAAGAAAGGCAAGAAGTAA
- a CDS encoding aminotransferase class I/II-fold pyridoxal phosphate-dependent enzyme has protein sequence MSRDLFERIKGDKGPLGKWADKAEGYYVFPKLEGPISNRMTFNGKKVITWSINDYLGLANHPEVLKVDGESAATDGMAYPMGARMMSGHTTYHEQLEQECAEFVGKEAAYLVNFGYQGMVSAIDALVGKDDIIVYDMDTHACIIDGVRLHSGKRFVYRHNDIESCEKNLKRATKMAEKTGGGILLVSEGVFGMRGEQGRLAEIVALKEKYNFRLLVDDAHGFGTLGEGGRGTGFEQGIQDEIDVYFATFAKSMAGIGAFFAGDKDVVQYLQYNMRSQMFAKSLPMPMVKGALKRLDMIRTMPELKENLWKITNALQSGLRNAGFDLGTTQTCITPVYLKGEIPEAMAMVNDLRENHGVFCSIVVYPVIPKGLIILRLIPTARHTIQDVDETIEAFSAIREKLENGTYKKIAASIMAG, from the coding sequence ATGAGTAGAGATTTATTTGAAAGAATCAAAGGAGATAAGGGACCTTTAGGAAAATGGGCAGATAAAGCCGAGGGGTATTATGTGTTTCCAAAGTTAGAAGGACCAATATCTAACCGTATGACTTTCAATGGAAAAAAAGTAATTACTTGGAGTATTAACGATTATTTAGGATTAGCAAACCATCCAGAAGTTTTAAAAGTAGACGGAGAATCTGCGGCAACTGACGGAATGGCGTATCCTATGGGAGCACGTATGATGTCAGGTCATACAACATACCATGAACAATTAGAACAAGAATGTGCTGAATTTGTAGGAAAAGAAGCAGCCTATTTAGTAAACTTCGGATACCAAGGAATGGTATCAGCAATAGATGCCCTAGTAGGAAAAGACGATATTATAGTATATGACATGGATACACATGCATGTATTATTGATGGAGTTCGTTTACATTCAGGAAAACGCTTTGTATACCGTCATAACGATATAGAAAGTTGCGAGAAAAACTTGAAGCGTGCTACCAAGATGGCAGAAAAAACAGGTGGAGGAATTTTGTTAGTTTCTGAAGGAGTATTCGGTATGAGAGGAGAGCAAGGACGCTTAGCGGAAATTGTTGCTTTAAAAGAAAAATACAACTTCCGTTTGTTGGTAGACGATGCACACGGATTTGGAACCCTGGGAGAAGGAGGAAGAGGAACAGGATTTGAACAAGGGATACAAGACGAAATCGACGTATATTTTGCTACATTCGCCAAATCAATGGCAGGAATAGGAGCTTTCTTTGCAGGAGACAAAGATGTAGTACAATACCTACAATATAACATGCGATCACAAATGTTTGCAAAATCCCTACCAATGCCAATGGTAAAAGGAGCATTGAAACGATTAGATATGATTCGTACCATGCCTGAGCTAAAAGAAAACCTCTGGAAAATAACCAATGCCTTACAATCAGGTTTGCGAAACGCAGGTTTTGACTTAGGAACCACGCAAACATGCATTACACCCGTATACCTTAAAGGAGAAATACCAGAAGCAATGGCAATGGTAAACGATTTACGAGAAAATCACGGAGTTTTTTGTTCCATAGTAGTCTACCCAGTAATACCAAAAGGATTAATAATATTAAGATTAATACCAACAGCACGTCATACAATTCAAGATGTAGACGAAACAATTGAAGCATTTTCAGCAATCCGAGAAAAATTAGAAAACGGAACCTACAAGAAAATAGCAGCTTCAATTATGGCAGGATAA